The Peptococcaceae bacterium 1198_IL3148 genome window below encodes:
- a CDS encoding diguanylate cyclase, whose product MEILFTNNDLCRRCYACVRACPVNAVTFQNGVATISKVDCILCGNCVRVCSQGAKVVYNDIPLVKEWLNRGEQMVAIIAPSFAATFNCKPRQLISGLRRLGFTYIFEVAYGAEICAHQYQQLLATTDKKTIISTPCPAVVLMVEKHFPHLINLLAPIKSPMMITGDIAKHKYPNCNTVFIGPCIAKKAETVTGYAGNSIDAVITFKQLKEWFKQVDLNLQSLPEDERGWDTPGANIARLFPLAGGLLKTLDLHQDVSSLAVVEANGPVKCKSILKSISCGSLSPTIADLLACDGCTSGAEIGSGELCFNKKKKIIDYAEKESKDGDYQTPYQFAQLEPHLDCGRYFTNKQPRIKKLFSEEEIWEVLKQTGKETKEDLLNCGACGYDTCRDKAIAVLKGKAELQMCLPFLLKQFQDFSRNMTTMFLLNSSLELKAATDYLTGLYNHRTFQEKLTAQIQRAKEHQDQFALYIIDIDNFKQINDLYGHQAGDEVLIEIANLIRDIFVEGFVARYGGEEFTAILPTISCKQEALAYGTRLVEAIGNKEFKILSNDCNIKVTASVGISCFPSNAANKEDLIKQADYSMYKAKQTKNNVVMYCTVLDDLQSNTRHYDNNTISTIKTLNIVINAKDQYTYKHSERVVQYAETLGKKLGLPETEINYLKYGAFLHDIGKIKVDMSILLKPDRLTDNEYEIIKKHPLIGADIAKELPTLHKSIPVILYHHERYDGKGYPYGLKGKDIPLFGRIAAIADSFDAMTTDRPYKKALSYRAAMDELVNNAGTQFDPELIELFTKCIFN is encoded by the coding sequence ATGGAAATACTTTTCACAAACAACGATCTCTGCCGTAGATGCTATGCCTGTGTACGGGCTTGCCCAGTTAACGCCGTTACCTTTCAAAACGGCGTTGCTACCATTTCGAAAGTGGATTGCATTTTATGTGGCAATTGCGTTAGGGTTTGCTCCCAAGGGGCTAAAGTAGTATATAACGATATCCCCTTGGTAAAAGAGTGGTTAAACCGTGGCGAACAGATGGTGGCCATTATAGCGCCGTCCTTTGCCGCAACCTTTAACTGCAAACCCCGCCAACTGATCAGCGGATTGCGTCGGTTGGGCTTCACCTATATTTTTGAGGTGGCATATGGGGCCGAAATATGCGCCCATCAGTACCAACAATTGTTGGCAACCACTGATAAAAAAACGATAATTTCTACCCCTTGCCCAGCGGTTGTTTTAATGGTAGAAAAGCATTTTCCCCACCTAATTAATTTACTAGCACCAATCAAATCACCAATGATGATTACTGGTGACATTGCCAAGCATAAATATCCCAATTGTAACACAGTTTTTATTGGCCCCTGTATAGCTAAAAAAGCAGAAACGGTCACAGGTTATGCCGGAAACTCCATTGATGCGGTAATTACCTTTAAGCAGTTGAAAGAGTGGTTTAAACAAGTTGACTTAAACCTGCAGTCACTGCCGGAGGACGAAAGGGGCTGGGACACCCCCGGTGCCAATATTGCTAGACTATTCCCCTTGGCCGGTGGTTTACTAAAAACTTTGGACTTGCACCAAGATGTCAGTTCGTTGGCGGTGGTAGAGGCCAATGGCCCCGTTAAATGTAAAAGTATCTTAAAAAGTATTAGTTGCGGCTCGCTATCCCCAACTATTGCAGATCTTTTAGCCTGTGATGGCTGTACCTCTGGTGCAGAAATAGGTAGTGGCGAGCTTTGTTTTAATAAAAAGAAAAAAATCATTGACTATGCTGAAAAGGAAAGCAAAGATGGAGATTATCAGACCCCGTACCAATTTGCGCAACTGGAACCACACCTGGACTGTGGTCGCTACTTTACCAACAAGCAACCACGCATCAAAAAACTATTTAGCGAAGAGGAAATCTGGGAAGTTTTAAAACAAACTGGCAAAGAAACTAAAGAGGACCTATTAAATTGTGGTGCCTGTGGCTATGACACCTGTCGTGACAAGGCCATAGCGGTGTTAAAGGGTAAAGCGGAATTGCAAATGTGCCTGCCTTTTCTACTCAAGCAATTCCAAGATTTCAGCCGTAACATGACCACAATGTTTCTTCTGAACAGTTCTTTAGAATTAAAGGCAGCCACCGATTACCTCACCGGCTTGTACAATCACAGAACTTTTCAAGAAAAACTTACGGCTCAAATCCAGAGAGCTAAAGAACATCAAGATCAGTTTGCCCTTTATATCATCGATATCGATAATTTTAAACAAATTAACGACTTATATGGTCATCAAGCCGGAGACGAAGTACTGATTGAAATTGCCAACTTAATTCGAGATATTTTTGTCGAGGGATTTGTAGCCCGCTACGGTGGTGAAGAGTTTACCGCCATTTTACCGACAATTAGTTGTAAGCAGGAGGCGTTGGCTTATGGAACCCGCCTGGTGGAAGCTATTGGTAATAAGGAATTTAAAATACTTAGCAACGATTGCAACATTAAAGTTACCGCCTCTGTGGGCATATCTTGTTTCCCAAGTAACGCCGCCAACAAAGAAGACTTGATCAAACAGGCAGATTACTCAATGTATAAAGCAAAACAAACTAAAAACAATGTGGTTATGTATTGCACAGTGCTGGATGACTTGCAAAGCAATACCCGACATTATGATAACAATACCATTAGCACCATCAAAACTTTAAATATTGTCATTAATGCCAAAGATCAATACACCTATAAACACTCGGAACGAGTGGTGCAATATGCCGAAACATTGGGCAAAAAGCTAGGCTTGCCGGAAACAGAAATAAATTATTTAAAATACGGAGCCTTCCTCCATGATATCGGCAAAATAAAGGTGGACATGTCCATTCTGCTAAAGCCTGACAGGCTAACTGATAATGAATATGAAATTATCAAAAAGCACCCGTTAATCGGTGCTGACATTGCTAAGGAACTACCGACATTGCACAAATCAATTCCGGTAATTTTATATCATCACGAGCGTTATGATGGTAAAGGCTATCCCTACGGTTTAAAGGGTAAGGATATACCTCTTTTTGGTAGGATTGCCGCCATCGCCGACAGCTTTGATGCCATGACCACAGATCGACCCTACAAAAAGGCCCTCAGCTATCGGGCAGCCATGGACGAGTTAGTTAACAACGCCGGCACCCAGTTTGACCCGGAATTGATTGAATTATTTACCAAATGCATCTTCAACTAG
- the thrC gene encoding threonine synthase yields the protein MYMLQCRDGSLYTGYTIDIEHRLAEHNQGRGSKYVRSRLPAKLVYYETYNSKEIAMRREAQIKRLPKQLKIQLIRNHLYGGTDMQYFSTRGQAQPVNAAQAIKQGIASDGGLFVPEQFTIISDELPRLVNLSYPQLASEILSRYLTDYTIEEVNQCVNNAYNNEKFDHQDIAPVQSLNDDVHILELWHGPTCAFKDMALQILPHLLKLAAEKTGESDEIVILVATSGDTGKAALEGFKNVAGTKVIVFFPDNGVSEVQRLQMLTQEGDNVNVVAVEGNFDDCQSGVKGIFGDAAFNQRIKANSYTFSSANSINWGRLLPQIVYYFSAYFNLVRNNRLEMGRPVNFVVPTGNFGNILAGYYAKQMGLPINKLICAANANNVLTDFIKTGSYDRNRDFLQTVSPSMDILISSNLERLLFELTGRNARQVSEWMNQLKQQGKYAVDATTKKLVQNFFWSHYANDEETLATIKTVWEQYHYLMDTHTAVAYKVYCDYRRETGDTTKTIIASTASPFKFNTSVAQAVMGSEELADQNEFALLDKLAKFSGWSIPAGLNQLDQKPVRHNKKATVAGIDAAVAEILGL from the coding sequence GTGTATATGCTGCAGTGTCGCGATGGATCCCTTTATACAGGTTATACGATTGATATTGAACACAGATTGGCCGAACACAACCAGGGTCGAGGTAGCAAGTATGTGCGCTCCCGACTGCCGGCGAAGTTGGTATACTATGAAACATATAACAGCAAAGAAATTGCTATGCGCAGGGAAGCACAGATAAAAAGGCTACCCAAGCAACTCAAGATTCAATTAATTAGAAACCATTTATACGGAGGAACAGATATGCAATACTTTAGCACCAGGGGACAGGCTCAACCGGTTAACGCGGCCCAGGCAATTAAACAAGGTATTGCTTCGGACGGCGGTTTGTTTGTTCCGGAACAGTTTACTATCATATCCGACGAATTACCGCGTTTGGTAAACCTGTCATACCCCCAATTGGCCAGTGAAATATTGTCCCGCTATCTTACTGATTACACTATTGAAGAAGTAAACCAATGCGTAAACAATGCCTATAATAATGAAAAATTTGATCATCAAGATATCGCGCCGGTGCAGTCGTTGAATGATGATGTACATATTTTGGAACTGTGGCATGGCCCAACCTGTGCCTTTAAGGATATGGCTTTACAAATACTGCCGCATCTGTTGAAGTTGGCGGCTGAAAAGACTGGGGAAAGTGATGAGATAGTTATTTTGGTGGCCACCTCCGGCGACACCGGTAAGGCTGCACTGGAAGGGTTTAAAAATGTGGCCGGTACTAAAGTAATTGTCTTTTTCCCAGACAACGGTGTCAGTGAGGTCCAACGTTTGCAAATGCTCACCCAAGAGGGTGATAACGTTAATGTGGTGGCAGTGGAAGGCAATTTTGACGACTGCCAAAGTGGTGTCAAAGGGATTTTTGGCGACGCAGCCTTTAATCAAAGAATTAAAGCCAATAGCTATACTTTTTCATCTGCCAATTCCATCAATTGGGGCCGATTGCTGCCCCAGATCGTATATTACTTTTCAGCATACTTTAACTTAGTTAGAAATAACCGCTTAGAAATGGGCCGGCCTGTTAACTTTGTGGTTCCCACTGGCAATTTTGGCAACATACTGGCCGGGTATTATGCTAAACAAATGGGCTTACCGATAAACAAGCTAATCTGTGCCGCCAATGCCAACAATGTGCTGACGGACTTTATAAAAACCGGTAGCTATGATCGCAACCGTGACTTTTTGCAGACGGTATCTCCATCGATGGATATTTTGATTTCCAGTAACTTAGAGCGGTTGTTATTTGAATTGACCGGACGCAATGCCCGTCAGGTTAGTGAATGGATGAACCAATTGAAACAACAGGGGAAATATGCTGTTGATGCCACCACTAAAAAGTTGGTACAGAACTTTTTTTGGTCCCACTATGCCAACGATGAAGAAACACTGGCCACTATCAAGACAGTGTGGGAGCAATATCATTATTTGATGGATACCCATACTGCGGTGGCATATAAAGTATATTGCGACTATCGGCGGGAAACCGGTGACACAACAAAGACCATTATCGCCTCCACTGCCAGCCCCTTTAAGTTTAACACCAGCGTGGCCCAGGCGGTGATGGGATCAGAGGAATTGGCTGATCAAAATGAGTTTGCCCTGTTGGATAAACTGGCCAAATTCAGCGGTTGGTCAATACCTGCTGGTTTAAACCAATTGGATCAAAAACCGGTGAGGCATAACAAAAAGGCAACTGTTGCGGGAATAGACGCGGCGGTGGCGGAAATACTTGGGTTATAA
- a CDS encoding OsmC family protein, whose protein sequence is MPKVTVEWEGKMKFSATDESGHTITMDAPTAAGGDNTAPTPLSLILMSVAGCSGIDIVSILDKMKVKVEQFNIEVEGERVDDNPKVFKTVNVVYKLKGEHLPPDKVERAVKLSVDKYCSAVHIVNKTAQMKFTYEVNGERFALQ, encoded by the coding sequence ATGCCAAAGGTAACGGTGGAATGGGAAGGGAAAATGAAGTTTTCCGCCACAGATGAAAGTGGACACACCATCACGATGGACGCCCCAACGGCAGCCGGGGGAGATAATACAGCGCCTACCCCGCTGTCCTTAATTTTGATGTCGGTGGCAGGTTGTAGTGGTATTGATATTGTGTCTATTTTAGATAAGATGAAAGTTAAGGTGGAGCAATTTAATATTGAAGTTGAAGGTGAGCGGGTTGATGACAACCCCAAAGTTTTCAAGACGGTAAATGTGGTGTACAAGTTAAAGGGAGAACACTTACCCCCAGATAAGGTTGAACGGGCAGTGAAACTATCTGTGGACAAGTATTGTTCGGCAGTTCATATTGTCAATAAAACGGCGCAAATGAAATTTACATATGAAGTTAACGGCGAAAGATTTGCATTGCAATAA